In Vitis vinifera cultivar Pinot Noir 40024 chromosome 4, ASM3070453v1, the genomic window TCACAGACACATGAGAAATCAACCACAGTGAGGTTGTTGAGAGGGATCTAAATGCACGAGTAGTGATGCATTTTGCTAGAGGCACATTATGTTGCCCTGTCTCTTTGTGCACCATGTGACCGATTCCTTTCAAATGGGAGGATCACAATAACTCGCAATATGTCGTGGTATGCCCGTACAAGCCAAGGTACTCCCAATTAATCCATGAGTTGAACATACATCAATAATTCaccaaaaaaatcataattgttATAAACTCATTACATGTTTCATCATCTTTGCgtattgtttatatattttatatcattgtcGGTCTGTATGTATACAAAGAGGCTTTAGGAGACAAGAATAAATATGAGGTGAAGTTATAAACTGAAATGtcatttttatttcatgtttaCAGAGGGTTGTAACTATGGTTCAATTGAGTTTTAAAGAGGTGTTGCAAAGAGATGATCAATATTAGATGTTGTCAGCTGGAAAATCTCTTTAACCTTTTTTGTTAGATGTTGCAAAGAGGAGTTGCATGAGAtacatattatttatatatatgtatgcacGAGTGGCATGTTGTCGCCTTAGTGACTGTTTTAGTATTTGATTAGATTATAATGATGCCCAGATCATAGATCCGTAAATCCTGCAACAACACTGCAGCATGGATGATCACTGAGAGATTATGTTTTTGTTACTCtgtctaattattttattcttcttgaATATTGCTTTTGTTATGATTTTAAGCTTTTTCAGGTAAATTCTGtttgtcttttctttctttcaggCCTTGAGTAAGGAACCGGGATGATCTCCAGGTATGGGTTCATTGGAGAAGTACGTTGTCCCACCCCTGCCTTTGCATCTTGGCGTTTTAAATCACCATGTTTAGTTGCAGGAGAAAATGGGATAAAAGTAGTTTGTCTTCATTGGCCTTAGGCCTTAGGAACTATAAGCAGAATTGAGGATGGAAACAAATTTGTAGCtgtttaaagataaaattgaagaaatataGAAAGTTGGATAAGGTAAATGGAAATGAAGGGCAAGTATGATGGATGCGTTTGAAATTAAAGGGAGTTTCTACTTTCAATTGATAAAACCAGAAGGTCTCCAAGAGAATTTAATTGAGATTAAGCTTCTGAGAGTCTGAAATACTAAACTGTAGATTGAAAAAGTTGAGAGAATCAATTGAAATGAAACTTCTTAAATCCTCTGTTCTGAAAGTCATGGCTGCAGATTAGAATAGAAGATTGATTTGCCTTGTCATACAAGAGAAACAGGTTCAAGTGTGCCTAGACCTACCTTTGATGACCTGACTCTAGATAAGCAGAACCTTATTCATTTGCTCGGATCATTGAAGtaacttaagttgatttttccaatttttatgtGCCAAGAGACTGAAATTCATGTCTCCagtttcttatatttatatgcTCCATGTTTATGCAGCAAGCCCCAAGGCTTATCATTACTTAGACCCAACATGTTTGCATGTAATATCACACTGATAGTATCATTCTGGATATTCAAAAGATAAAAGGGAAAACAAGAAGCAGAAATGTTCAATTtctaattgtatttcatattgtaactatgtttttttttacacttgGGGGGGCCAAGAAGGACTATTAACATCATGCTAATGGGAGATTGTGTTTAGGAGAGAGGCTCTTGTTTTGATCAAGCGCCTAAACATTGACTCCAAACCATTGTCAAGATCTTCAATGCTGATCTCCAAAGCCTTCAGCACTTGATGAGCGATTTGCATCTTCTCCAAGTCAGCTTCTTCACTTGAAATTGCACTTATGGTAATATCCACATTCTTCAACTCCATATTCTGATGTTTTTCTTGGCAAGCTACTACCCCCTTGTGCATAAATTTGGAAACCAGTGACCACCTAGATGGTCTTGACTTCAACACTGGTGTGGATAAGAGCAACAGCAGTGACTGAAAGATTGAAATGCTCATTATATTAACTTCCCTGAGCACACTGATCATCGAGGAGAGCTGGTGATCTTTATCTAAGAGTGCAGAAGCCCCACCATTGTTAACCATCTTCTTAATTGCTGCTAGCAACTTTTTGGCATCCTTGTTCATCTTCTTTCTTGAACAAATATAATTGTTGATGCTGCTTTCAATGCACAGACCTCCTTTTCTCCTCCTGAGAACAGATTGAAGATCTCCaacattttccttaaattttgaaataacatCCCTTGTTGCGCCACAAATATCTAAAAGGTTTACAGATCCATCCAGCAATTCATTGACCCATTTTTCATGTTGATGGAGGGAAAGGGTTTGTTGGGTGGATGGCAAACTAAGAAGCTCATCCATGCAATTGTACAACTCTTCCAGTCCGGATAGGCCATTGGAGATTTTCACCAATGCTGATGTAGATGATGCCTCCAATGTTCTGAGCTTGTTAAGCTCTTCTTGGATTTTGAGAGTGGCGGGATGAGATCTTGAAGGCAGGCTAATTGATCTAATATGGCACCGGTTAGCCATTGTTCTTCTTTTTTCACTGAAAGCTCAAATTTGAGATGGTTGCTACAATGTGCATGATTATCTTTATATAAGCGCACACAGACTAAACGCGACAAGAGGAATTATGGACTGTCCATGCCAATGTATGTAGCATGTGGTGCCAGCATGGGGTCTCTTTGGAATTCGGTTACATTGTCACATCTTTGGCCTGCAAGCTTCTTATGATTTGCCAATTTTTAATCTCAGCAGGATGAGGTGTCCTACCAATATTGTGTCATAGAAAGAGCCAAAACAGTCATCACCCTTTTTGCCTCCCAACTCCCACATTAGCCTgcattttcaagtaaaaaaatgtAGCTGCAGCCTGCTCTCACATCCAAAACACTGTCCTGTCCATATTGAATCACTAGTGGAAGAACCTTGAGTCATTAGAAAACCCAGAAAAATGTATATAAGAACTTTATGGACAGATCTCGAATCTTCAATCCTGATCCAAATCTCAAACACAACATATTAAACATTGGATGGTaatgagaaatgaaaatgatgatcaAAGGTCAATGAGCAAAggcaaaattaatatttttgtgcACGAGTGGCTTCTTGTTTCCATGTCTCCATTGTAGTCCCAATATATAACGGTTTTATCTGGTTTATTTGTCACAAATAAGACCAAGTTTTTAATTTCTCAATCTTTCAGCAATAAAACAAGCACAATGGTGATAAATTAATGTTCAttactcttttatttatttctggCTATTTTCCTTGATGGAAAAGTTAGAGAATGGAAATAAAACTTACTGCCCTTTAAATCTTTCACAAAGAGGATTGTCATTTTGGTTCCCTTCTAAATATTCCATCTTGACACTGTTAGGATTAAAGCAATAAAGCCCAATATTTTGGAACCAACTTTTGACATATAAATTACATTCTACGTGGGAACATGATGGAGAACTTCACTACACTGAACATTAATCATTTGCTTCTGGTTTTTATGGAGCCCACTCCACCCACTCCTAAcgacagaaagaaag contains:
- the LOC132253687 gene encoding uncharacterized protein LOC132253687; the protein is MANRCHIRSISLPSRSHPATLKIQEELNKLRTLEASSTSALVKISNGLSGLEELYNCMDELLSLPSTQQTLSLHQHEKWVNELLDGSVNLLDICGATRDVISKFKENVGDLQSVLRRRKGGLCIESSINNYICSRKKMNKDAKKLLAAIKKMVNNGGASALLDKDHQLSSMISVLREVNIMSISIFQSLLLLLSTPVLKSRPSRWSLVSKFMHKGVVACQEKHQNMELKNVDITISAISSEEADLEKMQIAHQVLKALEISIEDLDNGLESMFRRLIKTRASLLNTISH